GTTGATCATCGAAGGATTGTCCTTTTTGCGTTCGTTTTACCCAATTTATAATTTAGGTATCACTCTTTATACCAAGTAATTCACGAATTTCTTGTAACGACTTTCCTTCTTCTAATCGAAGACGAACGGCTTCTTGTTTTAATTCTTCTGTATATGTTTGAAAGGATTATCCTTTTTTGGGCCATAAAAAATCCCCTCCAGATAAAACAGTAAAGAGTCCATCATACCACAGATGGACTCTTTGTTTCCTGTCTACCTAAAGGGGATAATACCACAATCGGCTCTCTTGTCATATTTACGTAATATTAATATATTGAAGAATTTGATAAATACCAAATTTGAATCTTGTTAAGAAAGAGATACAGTATTCATTACAAACTTTCAAATCAATGTATCTTTAAGGCTGGAAAAGCCCCTCTGAAAAAGAAACTTTTGGGGCATACCAGTTTATTTTTTCATTTTGAGGGCGTTTATTTTTCTTAAGCTGATGGATAGGGAGTACCCCCTAGGTTATTAAATACATTTCGACTTAGAAACAAGTGATTTTAACAACGTTAGGAGTGTTTCATGCAGCACAATGTCATTTGTGTTGTATCGTAAGAAGAAAGAAAAGAGCAGGAATTCACCCTGTTAAGAGTAAACCGAATCTTTAATATTTAAAGGACGAAAAAAAGAAACATAGAAGTGAAAAACCTCTGTGTTTCTTTTTGATTCATATATTTATTGGAAAATACTTTGAACTTTCGGGCACAGATGCTCCTTCTACCCTATTATAGAAGCTATTTTGAACGTAAGGAATTTGTAAGGAATAGGCAAGGGAAAAGAGATTTTCATTGTGTATGATAAAAATATAAAGAGGCGTGAGGGGTGGAACAGATATGACTTATATATGAAAAACAAACCAGTAACAAGAGTGTTTCAAGAAAAAGAAGTAATTTCTGGGGTTAACATACATGTGGAAAAAGAGGGATTTACCGTTTGTTAGGACAGAATGACGTTTGTAAAAATAATAATTATGCAGATGATTACGAATTCAATGTTGACCTTTTGTCATTGGTGGAGATGATAGCTGTGTGGTTAGTATGAAACAGCAAGCAACCACCTATACAATATGAATAGAGGAGAGGAATGCCTTATGAAAACACGTAGTCAAATTACATTTGCAAGTCTGGCCCTTTTAATAGCTGGAAGTTCCCTGTTATACACAACACCAACCTCAATTGTAACAGCAGAGCCCACTCAAAATGTATCTAGTTCGTCACACACAAGCACTCAACGAGATCGTAATTCCGTCAAGCAAGCAATGCGGGATACATTGCATCTTGGATTCCTGGGGATACTTGCTAAAATTTCTAAAGATAGAAAAACGTGGGGTTATGCCGCTGGGATAGCGGATCTGAGAACCAAGCAACCAATGAAAACAGATTTTCGCTTTCGCATTGGCAGCGTGACGAAGACATTCACCGCAACGGTTGTACTTCAATTAGCTGGAGAGAACCGCTTGAATCTAGACGACTCCATCGAAAAATGGTTGCCTGGTGTCATTCAAGGAAACGGATATGATGATAACCAGATTACTATCCGGCAGATATTGAACCATACAAGTGGTATCGCTGAATACTCAAGGTCAAAAGACTTTGATCTTATGGATACAAAAAAATCGTATACGGCTGAAGAATTAGTAAAGATGGGGATTTCTCTGCCCCCAGACTTTGCCCCAGGAAAGGGCTGGTCTTATTCAAATACAGGATACGTATTACTGGGTATCCTTATTGAAAAAGTAACCGGAAACAGCTATGCGGAAGAGATTGAAAATAGGATTGTTGAACCACTTGAATTGTCGAATACATTCCTACCTGGCAATTCAAGCGTTATTCCAGGCACCCAGCATGCCCGTGGATATTTCCAACCAGACGGAGCAAGTGAGCTAAAAGACGTTACTTATTATAACCCAAGTATGGGTAGATCGGCTGGAGAGATGATTTCTACTGCTGACGATTTAAACAAATTCTTCTCTTACTTACTCAGTGGCAAATTACTGAAGGAACAGCAACTAAAACAAATGCTTACTACAGTTCCTACAGAAATAGCTGAATTAGGAGAATATGGTCTTGGAATCTTTGAAACTAAGCTTCCAAACGGTGTCTCGATATGGGGACACGGAGGTAGCATTCCAGGGTTTCTTACTTTTGCTGGAGGTACACTTGGAGGCAAGCATACGTTGGCCGTCAATTTGAACAGCATGGGTAAAGCTAACAGTCCGGACCCTTTTAAAAATATTTTACTTGCTGAATTTAGCAAGTAGGCAAAAAGGAAAACTGGATAAATTTTGTCATAGTTTTTATAGTTGAAAATATACCTTTCTGGTTCAAAAACCCCCAACTTACTCTAAAAAATAAATTTGGGGGTTTTTGGGATTTTTGTGGTAACCCAATGTTATTAAGCTAATAAAACAAAATCCTCCCTAAAATGAAAATTGATTTCTCAATTTTTCCTATTTCTCTTAGTACCTTGGCTACTTTATTTTGACGGGTATAAGACCCTAATTTCCCCATAATCAATGCACCTGATACTTTACCTTCTCGGATAGAATGAGCTAGCCGTAAAACATCATCATAATTATCGCAAATTAACTTCATGTTAATTTGTCCCCGTACCCCGTATAAGGATTCTATATTTGAGAATTCTTTAGGTAATCCAATCGTATATAATTTAGAAGTGGCTAAATCGCGTAACCGAGGCGCAAAGCGAAAACCTAAAAAATGAGCCAATCCAAAGGCTTGATCTGTATAGCCCGCTGTATCTGTGTAATGCTCTTCAATAACCAAATCAGATTCATGATGTAATAATTCATCGATAACATGTACAGCATCTCTAGCATTTGTATTAATTACCTTTGTGTAAAAAGAAGAAAATTGATCGCTTACGAATCGATAAATGGTCGCTCCTTTTCCTGTTCCATAGTGTGGATTGAAGCTAGCGCTGAGAGAAGATACCCCAATTCTTACGTAAATAATTATAACGACTTTCTAATAAATCAAGATAATCATAATTCATAGGACGAGATAACTTTTTTGCTTCCTCTACAGAGGCTACAAATGTATCCCAAGGTATCACCGTTTCTAATAGTAAAAATGGATCTAAGTTTTCTTGTCTAACTTTTTTTGTTGTGAAGAAGTCAAAGCGGATTAATGGCTGAAGAGATTGATTATTTTATTCCCTAACAATAAGGATAAGATAATATCTATTCCGTATGGTAAATAAACACCATAGATCATGAAAGTGTTATTTTTTTGTGATAATGCAAAAAAGATTCCGTACAGTAAGTAAAAGGTAACGATCATACCTTGTGTGAATTCGAAGTAATAAATGAACTTCGGTAATTCAAAATGAAATTTAAATTTTGTAATATAAGATGTAATCAAAAAGAAGGGAGGTAAGAAAGCTACAAGTATGGAATAGATAAAGGAAACGAAGATGATAAAGAGATGGAGTTCATAAATGCCTGACTAGTTGAATTTTAAGGAGCTTTCTAGATAAAGGTAGATTTTCTGATATAATAAATCAATAGAGAGAAAGGAGGGATTCGATGGAATTTCCAGTTTTCGAAACAGAGCGTTTACGTTTAGTTGAATTGGAGCAATCTTATTGTCAAAAAATATATGAAATCTTTTCGCTTGATGAAGTAACACGTTTTTATGGTATGAAATCTTTTACGGAGTTTGGTCAAGCTTCACGAATGATCGAATCTTTTTCAAAAAATTATTTTGAGAAACGTGCAATACGTTGGGGAATTGTTTTGAAAGAAACAAATACTTTAATAGGAACAATTGGATTAAACAATTTACAACTATGGAGTAAACGATCTGAGATTGGATATGATTTACATCCTTCCTATTGGGGAAAGGGTTATGCCTCAGAAGCAGCTCGAGAAATTATTACTTATAGCTTTCAAGAGTTAGGTTTATTTAGAATTGGAGCAATTACATATCCTGAGAACATAACTTCTTGTAAAATGTTATCTAAAATAGGGTTTCAAAAAGAAGGACTACTACGTGGGTATATTCAACAAGGCGAAAAAAACCATGATGCGTATATATATTCTATCTTACAAACAGATTGGATAGAGGATTGTAAAAAGAATTAAAAGATATTATAAAAGCACGCGGAATTTACATGAATCATGTAAATTGACGCGTGCTTTTACTATTGTAAATTACACTATGATAGTAAAAATAAAGAACCCCTCTTATCAAAAGATAAGAGGGATAATGTAAATGTTAACCTAATTTAGGTAATAAACGTTCTCCGCTTTTCATGCTACTTTTACATAAAGGACATTTAGGCTCTTCTTCAAATGAAAAGTTCTTTCTCATCCAACCTAAACAATCCTCTGATTCACATTCCCAAACAGGGGTTTGTTCTGGTGGTACTTCTGCTACATCGTTTTTTCGATTGCGATACATGTAACCACTCCTTTTATGTAAAATTTTAAATTATATATTAAAAAGGTTGTTAACCGTGCTGGTAACAACCTTTTTATTGCTTAAATTATAGCTTTACAACGTTTTTAGCTTGAGGTCCACGGTTACCGTCTTCCACTTCGAAGCTAACTTCTTGACCTTCGTCAAGAGATTTGAAGCCGTCGCCAGTGATAGCTGAGAAGTGAACGAATACGTCGTTACCGTCTGCAACTTCGATGAAACCGAAACCTTTTTCGCTGTTAAACCATTTAACTTTACCTGTTAATGTCATTGTAGTGCCTCCTAAAAATAAGAAAAATAATTTATAATATGATCCGTCTTATTTGAACGAAAATAAAAATTCACATATTATCAAAAATCCATGAGGAGTATAAATTGTTCCTAATTGATACTTGATAATATGCAAAGTAATGCTAATGTCAAATTGACCTTAATTCCTATCTTACAACAAATGGTGGGAAATAGCAAGTGTTGGAAGGTTTAAGGGATAAATAGGGTGATTTATACTCAAAAACAGTATTACCAAAAATTTTATTTTATAAAAGACACAAAATAATTCCTTTTTATTTATATATTATTCCTAAATTGAAATTATGCATAAAAATTTTTAGATGAACAATTATATGTATTTGTGAAATCATATTTTTATAAGTGTATAGGAAGGCTAAAAACTATTGAATGTGGAAAAGTATGGATGTTGGTTAAAATAATAAGTGAATCATATTAGGAGGGAAAACATTGGAGGACAATCATTTCAAAATAATTGAATATGCAAAGGAAGGCCGGAAGAAAGTACACCCGATTTTAGCTGTAATATTAGCTATTGTATTTTTAACTCTTGGTGAACTATTTATGTTATTTATGTTGTTTTTACCGAAAGCTGAAACGTCATTTATTAAGGCTATCTATAGTAATATTGAAATGGTATTAACATTTGGAGGCGTTATATTTTTTGTGTTTCTATGGATTCGGTTTGTAGAAAAAAGATCATTTTCATCAATTGGTTTCTGGAAGGAACAATTTGTAGGGAGATATTTGAGAGGTGCATTAACGGGATTTATATTTATTTCAATACCCATAATATTACTGCTTGTAACAGGTGTTGTGCAACTACAAATGCAACAAATTACAGCTACAGTTGTACTTGGGATTTTATGTTCGTTAATTGCATTTTTAATACAAGGTGCAACAGAAGAAATTGTTGTGAGAGGTTGGCTATTTCCAGTTATTTCGGTTAGAAGTCGTGTATGGATTGGTGTAATAGTTACTTCCTTTTTATTTGGATTTCTTCATTTATTAAATCCAGGTATTACAATGTTATCTATATCTAATATAATATTAGTTGGTATATTTGCTGCTTTTTACGTATTAAAGGAGAATAACCTTTGGGGAATATGTGCTTGGCATTCTATTTGGAACTGGGCACAATACAATGTATACGGTTTTGCTGTTAGTGGGATGACAATCCATTCTACACCACTCTTTAAATCTGTAACAAATGGGCCGGAAATGTTACATGGAGGAGCATTTGGAATTGAGGGTAGTATCATTACGACAATTATGCTTTCTGTAGCATCGATCGTATTATGGAGACAAGTGTGGAGGAGAAAAAGCAAACAAAAAAATATTAGTTAATGAAAGAGGGAGAAACATGGGGATTAGATCATTAGAGGGAGCAAGCGCAGTTGGTAAAACATCAACATGCCGTGAATTAGAAAAAAATCATGGTGCTTTTGTTATATCTGAAGTGAATTTTTTATTTGAAAGGCCAAAAAATGAGCATAAAACATGGTATTTTGAAAAACAAGTTGAACGCTGGAACATGGCGGTTCAACAATCCGAAAAATACGACATAGTTATACTGGACGGCGATATATTTCAACCGCTTAGTTATAATTGGTGCTTTCACTTTGAAATATTTAATCAACCTTTGTCTTTTATAGAAGAGTTTTATAAAGAAAGTATGTTGAAACGAGAGATTGGCTTTCCAGATCAATATTTTTATTTGTACACGACAGACGAGGAGTTAAGAAAACGAAAAGACTTTGATCATACGAGAAAAAGAAGAAACTTTGAGAAACATATACATATTGCTAGACCATTTCAACAGTATTATCAAAATTTAAATAACTTGGCAGAAGGGTATTGTAAGTTAATAGAGGCTAAGAATGTGAGAACGAATGAAATGGAAATAATGGATAGTTTACAAGAGAGAAAAACGGGTATGGCACAGAGGTATAATATCGTAAAATTAGAAGCAATTACAAATTGGTTAAAAGAAAATCAAGCATGATGTAAGAAGGAGTGCCTTTGTAAGAGGGCACTCTTTTTTTGCAATATAGATTTGAATGTTCTAAATGGCTAAAATCAATATTTTCATGTGAATAAGAATGGAATTTATTTTGTAATCCATATGTTTCGTTGAAATGAAGGAAAGTTAAACCGGTATGAAATAAACTCATATTTATGCATCTCCTTTATATATAAACCTAGCACATATTTTAAATAACTTAAAAATGAAATGTTCTATTAAATGGAGGTAATACACTCATGTACATTTTTGTTCTGGTGTGTATGGAATAAAATCGCAATCTTTTTACAGAATAATCTTGCAATATTAAGTGTAAAAGAAATACAATATAAGGAAATATATGAAGGGATTTGTTGACTGATGTTGTAGAGGGGGAATGCATCAAGATAGGGAATGAAAATATTATTAATAAATGGATCAATACATTAATTTTAATAGTTTACCTTGTAGGGATTTTTTAGCACGAAAAATTGAAGGAAGGTAAAAGTATATATGAATAAAGTTATTATTTCGGATTTGGATGGAACATTGTTAAGGAGTGACAAAACAGTCTCAGATTATTCTATTAATATTTTAAAAAGGTGCAAAGAGGCAGGGAATCGGCTTATGTTCGCTACTGCAAGACCTCCAAGAGCTGTAAAACAGTATATTCCTTCAGAATTAAAGAATGATATTATTATTTGTTATAATGGTGCTCTTGTACTTAAGGATAATGACGTTTTGTATAGCATGGAGATCTCTAAAAAAACAATTTTAGAGGTTATAGATATAGCAAAAAAGTATAATCTCAATCATATTTGTATTGAAATAAATGATAAACTGTACTCGAATTTTGATGTTGCTGCGTATTTCGGCAAAGTACCGTGTGAAATTTTAGAGTTAAGAGAACTGGATTTTACAGTGGCTTTTAAGGTTATTATTTGTGCTCAGGAATCCATAAATCCAGAGCTACTTAAAAAATTACCTAAAGAGTGTAAAGGTGTAATCACAGATGGTGGAACATTATGTCAGATTATGCATTCGGAGGTTTCGAAATGGAATAGTATTCAATTTGTTCTTAAACATCTTAACTGTGAAATATCGGATGTAATCGCATTTGGAGATGATTATAACGATTTGGAAATGATAGAGCACTGTGGTACGGGTGTCGCAATGGATAATGCTGTTGAGGAATTAAAGACAGTTGCTAGTTTTGTAACCAAAAGTAATGATGAAGACGGAGTTGTAACATTTTTACAAAAAGAGGTTTTAGAAATTAAAATATAACTAATTGAATCAATTAGTAAATTAGTTCACGAAATAATTAGGGGGAAATTGAAAGATAGAATATTAGGGAGGAAACATGCACGATGAAAACACTATTTAAACTATTAGGGATCATTGCTGGGATGGTGGTAATTGGAGTAGGTATAACGTATGGGATATTGTATTATCTTAACCATAGTAAACCGACTGCGAAGAAGACATCGACAGCTGCTCCGGCAGTAGAAGTATTAGCTGATAGTAAAGTGAAGGTGGAAGATGCGAAGCTTCTAGAAAACGGGAATTATTCATTGCCAAATAGTGGTTTTAACAAGGATTTCAAATGGACTGATGAGAAAATACAAGCTACATTACATGAAATGGCACATCAAAAAGTAAAAGCGGATCAAAAATGGGGCTATATTTTTATAACACAAGAACGAATTGAAAGTTTACTTGATGTCGTGAATAACAATGACCTCGTGCAAAAAAATACATATATAGATATTTTAGAAAGATGGAAACAAGGAAAATACGAGAAAGCAGATCAAGACCATAATAAAATTTGGAAGTTGCAAAGTGGGAACCTCGGTGAAGGTAAAGGGGTAATGTCACAAGATGAACAAAAAGAATTAATTAATAAAGTATTTATGCAAAAAGGGACATTTTCAGGTAGTACAGTAATTGCAAGTGTAGAACAAAATAAGAAATAATTCATATGCATTTTGAATTTGAAAAGCACCTTATCTTTAGTTAGACAAGGTGCTTTTTCATTGACATATGAAGTAAGGGGTTATCATTCTCTTCATTAGGAAGTATTTGTGCAATTGCGAGTTTGAGTGTTCTTCCAATGATATATTTTCTTATTAAGAAGAAAGCAGTTGCTAGTGAAAGTAAATGAAAATGTAAAAATGTTTTACATTTCAGGATTCATTTGTAAATCTTTAATTTTTTCTAATGATGTAAGAAAAGATTGTAATACAGGGGATATCCACCTAGATTTATGATATATCGCATGGCTTTGTATTAGTGATGGTGTTTGGATTTGTTTAAATATTAATTGCTCTTTTTTACAA
The DNA window shown above is from Bacillus clarus and carries:
- a CDS encoding serine hydrolase domain-containing protein, translating into MKTRSQITFASLALLIAGSSLLYTTPTSIVTAEPTQNVSSSSHTSTQRDRNSVKQAMRDTLHLGFLGILAKISKDRKTWGYAAGIADLRTKQPMKTDFRFRIGSVTKTFTATVVLQLAGENRLNLDDSIEKWLPGVIQGNGYDDNQITIRQILNHTSGIAEYSRSKDFDLMDTKKSYTAEELVKMGISLPPDFAPGKGWSYSNTGYVLLGILIEKVTGNSYAEEIENRIVEPLELSNTFLPGNSSVIPGTQHARGYFQPDGASELKDVTYYNPSMGRSAGEMISTADDLNKFFSYLLSGKLLKEQQLKQMLTTVPTEIAELGEYGLGIFETKLPNGVSIWGHGGSIPGFLTFAGGTLGGKHTLAVNLNSMGKANSPDPFKNILLAEFSK
- a CDS encoding GNAT family N-acetyltransferase, with product MEFPVFETERLRLVELEQSYCQKIYEIFSLDEVTRFYGMKSFTEFGQASRMIESFSKNYFEKRAIRWGIVLKETNTLIGTIGLNNLQLWSKRSEIGYDLHPSYWGKGYASEAAREIITYSFQELGLFRIGAITYPENITSCKMLSKIGFQKEGLLRGYIQQGEKNHDAYIYSILQTDWIEDCKKN
- a CDS encoding cold-shock protein, which produces MYRNRKNDVAEVPPEQTPVWECESEDCLGWMRKNFSFEEEPKCPLCKSSMKSGERLLPKLG
- the cspD gene encoding cold-shock protein CspD, which codes for MTLTGKVKWFNSEKGFGFIEVADGNDVFVHFSAITGDGFKSLDEGQEVSFEVEDGNRGPQAKNVVKL
- a CDS encoding CPBP family intramembrane glutamic endopeptidase, translating into MEDNHFKIIEYAKEGRKKVHPILAVILAIVFLTLGELFMLFMLFLPKAETSFIKAIYSNIEMVLTFGGVIFFVFLWIRFVEKRSFSSIGFWKEQFVGRYLRGALTGFIFISIPIILLLVTGVVQLQMQQITATVVLGILCSLIAFLIQGATEEIVVRGWLFPVISVRSRVWIGVIVTSFLFGFLHLLNPGITMLSISNIILVGIFAAFYVLKENNLWGICAWHSIWNWAQYNVYGFAVSGMTIHSTPLFKSVTNGPEMLHGGAFGIEGSIITTIMLSVASIVLWRQVWRRKSKQKNIS
- a CDS encoding chloramphenicol acetyltransferase, coding for MGIRSLEGASAVGKTSTCRELEKNHGAFVISEVNFLFERPKNEHKTWYFEKQVERWNMAVQQSEKYDIVILDGDIFQPLSYNWCFHFEIFNQPLSFIEEFYKESMLKREIGFPDQYFYLYTTDEELRKRKDFDHTRKRRNFEKHIHIARPFQQYYQNLNNLAEGYCKLIEAKNVRTNEMEIMDSLQERKTGMAQRYNIVKLEAITNWLKENQA
- a CDS encoding Cof-type HAD-IIB family hydrolase, whose amino-acid sequence is MNKVIISDLDGTLLRSDKTVSDYSINILKRCKEAGNRLMFATARPPRAVKQYIPSELKNDIIICYNGALVLKDNDVLYSMEISKKTILEVIDIAKKYNLNHICIEINDKLYSNFDVAAYFGKVPCEILELRELDFTVAFKVIICAQESINPELLKKLPKECKGVITDGGTLCQIMHSEVSKWNSIQFVLKHLNCEISDVIAFGDDYNDLEMIEHCGTGVAMDNAVEELKTVASFVTKSNDEDGVVTFLQKEVLEIKI
- a CDS encoding PRK06770 family protein — translated: MKTLFKLLGIIAGMVVIGVGITYGILYYLNHSKPTAKKTSTAAPAVEVLADSKVKVEDAKLLENGNYSLPNSGFNKDFKWTDEKIQATLHEMAHQKVKADQKWGYIFITQERIESLLDVVNNNDLVQKNTYIDILERWKQGKYEKADQDHNKIWKLQSGNLGEGKGVMSQDEQKELINKVFMQKGTFSGSTVIASVEQNKK